From the genome of Sporomusa sphaeroides DSM 2875:
TGCTCATTGCTTCAGAAGAAGAAGGCCATAAAGCGCTGGAAACCCTGTTAGACAGCGGCGAAGCCCAAGGCGGCGTAACCATGCACTACCCTTTCCCCATCGGTGTCTCCACCGTAGGCCGTGTCATTACCCCGGCCAAGGGCAAGGCTATGTACATAGCTACCACCACCGGCACCAGCGCCCTTGACCGGGTAGAAGGACTTGTGCGCAATGCCCTGTATGGGATTGCGACAGCCAAAGCCTGCGGCGTGGCTGAACCGACAGTGGGCCTCCTCAATATTGACGGAGCGCGCCAGGCGGAAATCCAGCTGCAAAAACTGCAAAACAGCGGCTATCCCATCCGGTTTGCCGCTTCAGGGCGAAGCGACGGCGGCGCTGTAATGCGGGGCAACGACCTCCTCATGGGTTCCTGCGACGTTATGGTCGCCGACTCCCTGACAGGCAACATCTTAATGAAAATGTTCTCCTCCTACAGCACCGGCGGCAGCTACGAATCGGTCGGCTACGGCTACGGACCGGGCATGGGCGAAAACATCGACAAGCTCATCCTTATCGTATCCCGTGCGTCCGGTGCGCCGGTAGTCAAAGGCGCCATAGAATTTGCCGCCGAACTGGTT
Proteins encoded in this window:
- the grdD gene encoding glycine/sarcosine/betaine reductase complex component C subunit alpha, which gives rise to MADKQINRMIADTFLKLADSLETGAQAPRAVIALTAMGSEHGEAELYQAAAMAARQGIKVKVIGTQPATCPGVETVLIASEEEGHKALETLLDSGEAQGGVTMHYPFPIGVSTVGRVITPAKGKAMYIATTTGTSALDRVEGLVRNALYGIATAKACGVAEPTVGLLNIDGARQAEIQLQKLQNSGYPIRFAASGRSDGGAVMRGNDLLMGSCDVMVADSLTGNILMKMFSSYSTGGSYESVGYGYGPGMGENIDKLILIVSRASGAPVVKGAIEFAAELVRGDYKSVFAAELKAAKQAGLDALFAGCRAQKQAGEATEAVVQPPKEVVTAEIHGIEILDLEDAVQALWKEKIYAESGMGCTGPVVLLAEAKVEQARSILIAKGYIGE